A genome region from Tenebrio molitor chromosome 4, icTenMoli1.1, whole genome shotgun sequence includes the following:
- the LOC138128597 gene encoding small integral membrane protein 12-A yields the protein MWPLLIRTLRVYAPYITLPFAALVGVVGYNLENIFSDKYTPYNQSIKESRSDRLSTNESLDSAANVEKLRYKANVLGTNVSPSLEN from the exons ATGTGGCCTTTACTAATCAGAACTTTGAGGGTATATGCACCGTATATAACGCTACCATTCGCAGCCCTTGTAGGTGTTGTAGGTTATAATTTAGAAAACATTTTCTCAGACAAATACACACCATATAATC AGTCAATAAAAGAATCACGAAGTGACAGATTGAGTACAAACGAGTCTCTCGACTCTGCAGCAAACGTGGAAAAGCTTCGCTACAAAGCAAATGTATTGGGTACAAATGTGTCACCTtctttagaaaattaa